One Pristiophorus japonicus isolate sPriJap1 unplaced genomic scaffold, sPriJap1.hap1 HAP1_SCAFFOLD_483, whole genome shotgun sequence genomic window, ttcatttaatatttaacactcctcctccctgatagcaatgtctgcatcgtccctctcttgtgaaaacagacacaaaatattcacAGACAGATTAacattatggtctctaataggccccacttttTCTCTCGTTATCCTCTTAATGTGTTTATAAAACATCATTGGGTTTTCCTtggttttacttgccaacattttttcatgctatctctttgctttcctgatatcctttttattttcacccctgcactttctatactcctgtcgaatttctgcagtattgagcactcggtatctgtcataagcctccctttttttctttctcctACTCTGTAGTCCctgtataatggggaataaggaaatggaagagatatcaaacaaatattttgtatctgtcttcacggtggaTGAAAAAAAAATACTGCAAATAGTAAGGAACGAAGTTTGTCATGAGAACGAAAAGTTAAAGTATTTAATATTATTAAAGATTTTAGATGCTAGAATGGTCCCTATGGATTGAAAGACAGTAAATGTAACCGCACTATTAAAGaacagagggagagggaaaactgGGAAgtgtagaccagttagtctgacattagtggagagaaagcagagttaatgtttcgcgtcgatgacccttcgtcaggactgactgacccgctgagatttccagcatttcctggttttattccagtttccagcatccgcagtattttgcttttgtattgagtCCGACATCAGTactagggaaaatactagaatctattattatggaTGTGAtcacaggacactgggaagaaaatCTTAAtgtggagaaattataatggggaataacgaaatagcagaggctttaaacaaatattttttttatctgtcttcacagtagaagacacaaaaagcttaCCAAAAACTAATTGGGAACCAATGAAATGGAGGAGAATGATAAAGATCAGTAGAGAGAAAGTActtgagaaaataatgggactaaaagccaacaaatcccctggacctgattgtcTACATCCTTGGGTTCtacaagagatggctgcagagataatggctgtattggttgtgatcttccaaagttccctagattctagaacggtcccagcggttTAGAAGGTAACAAATATAACACCGCTAttcacaaaaggagggagagagaaaacagggaacgacaggccagttagcctgacatcagttgtcgagaaaatgctggaattcattattaaggaagtggtaacagggtatttagaaaatcataatattatTAGGTGGAGTCAACATGGTttaatgaaacggaaatcatgtttgacaaatctattatagttttttgaggatgtaactagcagggtagataaagacaAACCAGTGGGTCTAACGTATTTACATGTTGAAATGACAATTGTCAGGGTTCCACACACAATGATGTTACACAAGATTAGTTCTTGTGGTATTAGagtcaatatattagcatgggttgaGAATCGGTTCATGGtcagaaaacagacagtaggaatGAAGGGGTTATTTTCGGTttcacaggctgtaactagtggggtactgcaaggattagtgctcggtctcagctatttacaacctaCATCAATAGCTTAGTTGAGGGGACCGTGTGTAAagtatccaactttgctgatgatgcaaatctAGACAGgaaggtaagctgtgaggaggagacaaaatggcagcaaaaggatatagacaggctgaattAGTAGACAAGAAAAAGACCGATGAAGCATAATTTGTGAAAATGTAAAAATTACTCACTTTGGTCGGAtgagtagaaaagcagaatattatttttCAGAGCTGGGAGTCCAGTAAACAGTAGTCAGATGGATTTGCATTTCCATGTATGGGAATGACAGGAAGTTCACATGCAAATACAGTAATCAATTAGGATGACAACAGGTGTGTTAGCCTTTCTTGCCAGCGGATTGGAGCATAATAGTAAGGAAGTCTGGATGGAATTATatcgggttttggtgagaccacacctggaatacggtgtAAATTTTAGGTCTCTTTCCCTAAGGAAGGATATGGTTGCTAAGTGCAGGTGTAACAAAGGTCCACTAGATTGACTCCTGGgatggtcctatgaggagagagtgtccAAAGCTGAgaagagaagtgatctcattgaaattatAAATGTCTGTGAAAATTTGTCAATGTAGTTGTCAGCATAGACAGCTGAGAGGCTGTTTACCCTGGCCAGACAATGAAGAACTAGGGGAGCTGATCgccggataaggagtcggccatttattaCTGAGATGATGATAAataagttgtgaatctttggaattctctaggccagagggctgaggatgctcagtctttgagtacattcaagactgatATCGGTAGATCTTTGGACACCAAGGAATATAGGAGAAGGGCGAGAAAATTAAGTTGATATAAAggttcagccaggatcttattgaaagcTGGAGCAGacatgaggggccgtatggccagttCCAGGTTGAATTGTGAAACCAGTAAATCAATAGTGGATCTACTGAGCTAGAAACCTGACAATCTCATTCGCTGGATATTTCACCATATTCTTTACCTCCTCCCTGAATTTACTCTGTGTCACTGCATAAATAAAGGTGTTTGTGCAACAGCTCAAAAGCAGGAGCATAAATCCGGTTTCTTGAAGGATATAAACCGGGTCATTGTAACCGGTGTAAGAATAGGTATTAGTAATCCGATAATACAAGTAGTGGATCGTGTACGTCAGCCATAACAGTATAAAATTGCCAGAGATACTGAAGAGTAAAATGCTGGATTTTCTCCTGTTCTCCATCTCAGGGTCGGGATTGTTTTCAGAGCCTGGGTTGCCCCGCAATAccctgcggactctgctggccaCTAATATGTATCTCACGGTCAGAGCATTGAGTAGCAGAATGACGATAAATGGCAGAAAAGGAGTGGCTATGCATCCGAAGTAAGAAAATGCTAGCCAAAGGGGTGAGGTATAAAAGACTGACCTTATCCGGCAGTACCAGGGCAAATCGTTAATTATATACAGAGGTTCATACACAAAGTACCAGGGGATGTTTTTTAAACAGCTCAGAGTGAGCACCATGCCCACAATCGCAGCTGCTGTGTTCTTGGTGCAATAATAGTttttcagcttctgccaacaaatggCTATAAAGCGGTCAAAAGTGAAGGCAACAGTTAACCAGACAGAAAAGTCTCTGGTTGCATAAACGAGGGCGGTTTTGGTCCGACATACCAGAGTGAGCGACAGGTAATTTCCGGGAAAGTAAATGTCGATGATCCGATTGAGTATAACCCCAGTGATAACAACCAGCAGATccgctgctgccatggccaccaggtagcaggTAATGCATTTAGAGagtccgcactttccccgggacaggatcacaatcgccagcaTGTTAACTGTAGGGAAGGATAGGAAATCAAGAACATTATTGGCGGCCTTTACTGGAGAGAAACAGCACATCAGAAATTGGAGTCGACCCTGACTTTTAGTGACAGTACAGAgtgggtgatagtgaatcggcacTGGCAGACCATTTTCCTTCTCTCCCCATGGAAGTCAATGGTAATAAACATTGGGAGAGATATAAAACAGactgcacactcactctcactcgttTCACACGATTTGACAAAATCAAGATCTGGCCCTGTGTTACTGCATCCCACAAGGAAACATTTGTTTTATAATAAGTGGATCTTTGGAATTGTAACATTTGAAAATCCAAAAAAACTGCAACTGTTCTGGGAACGGTTCTTTCTGAACAGTAAGAAAAAAGATTTGTTAATTGCTGCCCTACCATATTAGACAAAGGAATTTGAGAATCACATAATCGATGATGCTACAGCCCAAGGTTAAAAGCATTGGCTACACTGATTACTACAAATGTATATCTTTTGAATTCAGGTAGTAATCAATTCATTATTACGGGAAATAAGCAATTTAGCTACTTGTTAAAATTGCTCTTTACAAAAATACCACTGAAAATATCAGTCAGGGTATAAATCCGACTATTAGCTCTTTAAATTTTTATAATCATTGAAGTCACTGGGTGCCTGACTTAAATCAATCCAATCGGCATTATAAATGTTATCACAATGTAAACAGTACCTTATATTTggatttaaaaaacattttgttcACAACTTAGTTTAATTAATGCTTTGTTGCATACTCAAATTCTAACAACACAACCTTGCTCATTCTCATATTACAACCTTTGTTATTTGCTGCAGGATGTTCTGCAATTGATGTAAAACATTACATGCACCGAGCTTCAATCTTCCCTTTAGAATTGATGGGAAGGTTTCATACATTGCAGTGTGTCCTCAGGACAGAGTACATTGTAATACGCTTAATTTTCCTGAGATGTGTTGATGGGTTCGAGGACCAGTACAGTGCCTTATGTTAGACCGAGCTACACAGAAAGGGAAATCTAGAATTCTGTCTCGTCTCATCCGTCCATTGATTGTGAGGCAGGAAACCCAGCCAGACTCCGAGATACTGGTGGAGGGAACAACTCCAACCATTGTTCTTCCTTATGACCTTCACCCTTGGAAACCGTGTGAGTGGGACATTCCAGTGGGGACAGGATCTCGCTGATCAATAAAATAATCTCTGTACTCAAAATACTGTTCGATCACCTGATCAGCTCATAAAGTGTAAGCCATGTTTATGAAGGCTGACCAAGGCTGTGGGATCTGATAACAGAGCAGGAGCAGATAAATTAAAACAATTGTTTATCAAAATGTAATTCCTTTATTTGAACTCCAGATATTGATCTACGTCCAATGGAAGTTTAAGTGAAATGCTGCACCTATCAAGACACATTTATAATCTGATGGACTGTTCATTCTGGTTATAAGACAGCAAGTCAGTTGAATAAGACTGTTTGAGAAATACAGTCTATGTTGGAAATGACATATCTATCATTTCAATTAAAAATATAAAATTATACTAACTGCACAATGTGAATTTAGGATAGGTTCTTCATTGAGTGATTACCACAGAATATGTGACAATTAACAAACACATCCACCCAGACAGATGGTCCTACCAGATATACAGCAAGAGTACTGAGACAGTTTAACACAGGTTTGCACAACTAGTCAGGTTGCGACTTACCTGGGATACCGACGGCGGCTAGAATTGGATAGTAAATTGCATACACCTGACCAGTCACTGGCTCATGCATCTTCTGTCACAAGAGATTACGTCTCAACTGCCTCAACACACGGTTTGTGGTAGAGTCAAGTTATAGATCAGGGAAGCCTCCAGTGAGACAATTAGGTCACAGCATTACTGATGTTATTTCCACTTGTTTGCACAAACAAACTCAGCAAATTGTTTTGATTCTAAAGTTTGTGATACAATTGATTGTTGTTCAAGTGTATTACATGGGTTTTGTGGGAAACACCCAAAAGGCCCATTGTTATTTTGGTCACAATCCTCCTGAAAACAGAATGGAATGGTGATACAGGCAATGTCTTGGAGTGGATCTCAAGCCCAGCTGCGATCTGTGGTGTGAGCTGAGTGAGCGGAGCTGCCCGCAGAGTGATGGTGGGGCTGGTGGAATTGCTGACAGCCCACAAGCTGGAAAGGTGGGAAATCAGCATGGGTTATGTTTCCCAATGATTATCCATTGATCCCTACAGGAAGTGTACATGTGCGATGCTGATCAATAGGTGAACATGCGGAATGTCAGTGCATTGCTTTGGAATGACCTCACTCAAGGCTGAGCATGGGCTCTGCCATATACAAACCGAGAAACGCTGCGATCCATCTTCCAGCAGCTTCAAATGCACTTGTCAATTCCATAAGCCCAATAATTTACCAGAAATTAACCGGCTATCTCCTGCACCAAAGCATAATACAGCATCGAGTCATTTCCAGGGCAGTGTTTTCATGTACTAAATGTGAAGACCGTCTTcggccaaatggtatgttggcctttattgcaagaggatttaagtataaaaataaaagactccttactgcaattatatcatcatcataggcagttcctggaAATTGAGGTagccttgcttccaatctaaaagtgagttctcaggtgactgtacggtccaatatgggaattacagtctctgtcacaggtgcgacagacagtcattgaaggaaagggtgtgtggggaatctggtttgccgtatgcgccttccactgcctgcgcttgctttctgcatgctctcggtgacgagactcgaggtgctcagcaccctcccggatgctcttcctccacttagggtggtttttggccagaggttcccaggtgttggtagggatgctgcactttatcaaggagactttgagggtgagcttatggtctacagggttgtagtgatacccgtcctcctatataggtcagagatgtggaccatatacaatagacacctcaaatggtTGGAGAAATACcctgctgtctctgcaagatcctgcaaatcccctgggaggataggcacaccaacgtccgtgttctcgatcaggccaacatccctagcatcgaagcactgaccacactcgaccagctctgttgggcgggccatgtcttccgcatgcctgacacaagactcccaaagcaagcactctacttggaattcctacatggcaagcgagccccaggtgggcagaggaaatgttgcaattatatagggccccggtgaggccacacctggggtattttgTACAATTtgatcaccttacctaaggaaggatctacttgccatagaaggagtgctacaaaggttaaccagactgattcctgggatgggggattgtcctgtaAGGagcttctggagtttagaagaatgagatgcgatctcattgaaacataaaaatgcttacagggattgacagggtatatTCAGGGAGGCTGGTTCCTCAGGCTGAGGAgtggagaaccagaggtcacagtctcagaataaggggtcagccatttaggagatagatgaggagaaacttattcactcagagggcgatGAATATTTGGAATgttctatcccaaagggctgtggaggctcaatctttgagtatattcaagacagagatcgatagatttttggatattaagggaatcaagggatatggggatagtgcaggaaaatggagttgaggtagaagatcagccaggatcttattgaatggtggagcaaactGGAGGGgcggaatagcctactcctgcttctaattcttatattctaaTGTTCTTATCTTTTTTGGCCAATTGAATTCTAAGAATTTTGTTGTGCTTATCAAACGATGCCCCTTGCATGTAACGTTCACCCTTTAAcagtgtgatgtagtgtctcttttGGAATAAGGAGTTTGACGGGGGGAATTAATCTCTATTTGGCGTATAATCGTTGTAGCTTTAGCCAAGGTAATACTCATAGTCCGAGTCTGTGAGTGTTGAGAAGGTATCAATTGTAGAGAAAATCACAGCGGATCGCATTCTACAAGAGCAGCCGGGATTTTGTGGTGGGAATGACTGTGAAACTGTCAGCGTTTGCCGCCATTACTCCTCTGAAAGTCACAGCAACTTCTCGAGTAAGCGCTTGTGCAGATAACATGAAAATGTCGAAGTTCTGGTCAGTGATTCTATGCTTCTTCACAGGTTCTTCTGAGCAACTCTCCGGGGCCGACTATCATTTCAAATCACCGTGCATTATAGTTCCTGGTGAAAACTTCCCCTATTCAGCTGCAATATTGTTGTTAAAAAAACCCTCACCAGAAAGTTGAGCCTTGTTGAAAGATGTGTAactgggttttaacagcgtattgactgcagaACAACATTTCTAACCCTGAAAAACTAATGTTATATTGTGGGATTTAAAATATTTCCATTAATGTGATCATATTTACATtataaaacataagaacagaagaattcggGGCAGAGCGTACAGCCCCTTGAacatgctttgccattcaataagatcaggcttgatcttcagcctcaactccactttctcgcccaatcTCCAAGTCCCTTATTTCCCCGAGGGTCCAAGGATCTAACGATATCAGGCTGGAATATATTcagtgattcagcatccacagccctttttgGCACCgagttccaaaggttcacaaccctctgcgtgtagAAAATCCttccccatctcagtcttaaatgtggGATCCCCTTCCTTAAacaatgctccctagttctagactttccagccaggggaacaaTCGCTCAGCAATTACCCTCTCAAACACTGCAGAATGTTATAGGTttcaatgtttcctacattacaacagtgactacactccaaaagtacttcattggccgtaaagcactttgagaagtccggtggttgtgaaaagcgctgtataaatgtacATCTTTCTTTCTTAAACTCCAGGGAGTCGcaatcgactcaatctctcctcacaggacaaccctctcatcccaggaatcaatcaagggAACCTTTCTTGAACTGCCTCTGAGACATGTATTTCCTTTCTCAGTTAAGGAGACCATCcctctgcacagtactccaggtgtggtctcaccaaagccctgcacaattgtaataaggcttccttactcttgtactccaacccccttgcaataaaggccaacataccatttccttcctaattgcttgctttacctgcatgctgaatatcTGTGTGTCCTGaacgccttctctgaacagcaataTTGAATAGCTTCTCTCCACTTAAAaattattggggtagaaattgtgaTCGGAAGCTTTccccgggcggatgcctccgacctgcaaaataTCTACGAATTGAACTGGTGGTCGGGGAGGTTCATACATACACATTCCTGGGTCTCTCTGGGTACGCacgtgtagaggcccacgtatcccaaggGTGCATGCAGTtcgcaaccaatgaaagaagggaatctccattcatacttatggggagttTGGTTTGTACGCAACtccacataagtatgaatgggaatcacttAAAAAATAGACAACACATGAAATGAATAAATAAATACGTTACATATTTAAACTTCATTACAACTGAACAaaagtttaattttttgaaaataaattATGGACTGAAAATTCTGGCCTCGCTGGGTGCATACAAAGTGTGCAGATACGGCAAGGCCTCGCAATTGCCAGGTATTCAGAGTGAgatgcacatgcgccaaaaacggcttttgcgatcgATCACAATTTCTCTCATCAACTCCTTtgcatccctgcaggaaggacattcgcgtgggagagattgggctattttcccaactcatgtccagcgaatcttcttcaaacttttacgcctggtaaaagcaggtgcatagcttacctttaccagcataagagttttaaaccatataaaaatttaatttgatcatttttatgttaaaaacctgtccagtaaggtaaatttatttttaaccctattaaaacactttaaaaacATTTGCATAAAATTGTTTTTtgttccaaaacatttaattacatttcatttcaataaattttaaataagTAAGTTGTTTTTTTGTAGTTATTATGATGTGTTTCTTGTTTTCGGGGTtattctcattgctagtaatgggaacctgtaaaaatggagttcccattattatcaatgagaatactacctagtgattggtggtccaggcccacgtaacTCCAGCATGTATGTATATACAGGGAAGTTATCTCCCCGTGCGCTGCAAAGCAAATGAAGGAATCTGACCGAAGGTGcttccgtgaccaccaggtatttcgtAAAAAAAATATCGAACGCaggcattcgtccaaaggaagcctccgaccgcaattttcccccaataTCTTCTAAcgtggctaaaaataaacttaccttattggacagggaTTTCATGTATAAATGAGCAATAACATTTCATTTTTCTATTTTTTGAAACTCTCACTCTGGTAAAACCAGGCCCCACATctgcttttaccagacataagaatttcaagggcattcactgggcagaagtggggcaaatagcccaactctccacccgcatATGCCCTTTCCTTTCAGGTTTGTATGATCTGTCAGGTAGATTCTTGACAgaacgcaagttccgggtttcatcgcatgcgcagtgcatacctaaacctggaacttgtggagTGTACACACCCACAGGGGCCAGAAATTCAGCCCCATTGTATTtttctattcctcctaccaaagtgtAAAACATCACATTTCccgtattatactccatctgccaacataatgtctcacagcttacttttccacctagcttttatCGTCAacaaacctggatacattgcagtCGATccattcatcgaagtcattaatatattttgtaaatagctgaggaataAGCATTGatctttgtggcaccccactagttacagcctgcaaaccagaaaatgaaccatttatccccactccctGTAtgttgtccattaaccaatcctctctcgatgctaatatattaccccccactcCATGAGCCATTATCTTGCACAACAACCTTTTACCTTTTATGTGGAACattttcgaatgccttttggaaatccaaatatattacatccacctgTTGCCCTTCATCGATACaagtacttacatcctcaaaaagacactaataaatttgtcaaacacgatttccctttcatgaaaccttaTTGACTCTGCTAAGTCATATTACGATTATCTAGGTGCCCTGCTTCACTTCCTTAacaattgatttcagcatttttccTGACGATTTCTGTCAAGCTAATTGCCCTGTAgttctgttttctctttccctcatttcttgaatagcGACGTTAGTTCGGaggttcgagaggtcggtgagttcggaagGTCACagtggtcggtgagttcgggaggccacagaggtcggtgagttcgggaggtcacagaggtcagtgagttcgggaggtcacagaggtcactGAGTTCGGaaggtcacagaggtcagtgagttcgggaggccacagaggtcagtgagttcaggaggtcaggagtccgagagttcgggaggccacagaggtcggtgagttcggaaggccacagaggtcagtgagttcggaaggtcacagaggtcggtgagttcgggaggtcacagaggtcagtgagttcgggaggtcacagaggtcggtgagttcgggaggccacagaggtcggtgagttcgggaggtcacagaggtcggtgagttctggaggtcacagaggtcggtgagttcgggaggtcacagaggtcaacgagttcgggaggccacagaggtcggtgagttcgggaggccacagaggtcagtgagttcgggaggccacagaggtcggtgagttcgggaggtcacagaggtcggtgagttcgggaggccacagaggtcagtgagttcgggaggccacagaggtcggtgagttcgggaggccacagaggtcggtgagttcgggaggccacagaggtcagtgagtttgggaggccacagaggtcggtgagttcgggaggtcacagaggtcggtgagttcggaaggtcacagaggtcggtgagttcgggaggtcacagaggtcggtgagtttgggaggccacagaggtcggtgagttcgggaggtcacagaggtcggtgagttcggaaggtcacagaggtcggtgagttcgggaggtcacagaggtcagtgagttcgggaggccacagaggtcggtgaggtgagttggtaagtatctctcttttctctatttcttttgaaTTAGATTTTAAACTCGATCAGTCTAActaagggatggcagggcagctccgtCCCCTGGAGTGCACAacttgcggcatgtgggaagtcctagaTACTTCGCGTGGCCTCGACAACCAtgtatgcaggaggtgtctccagtttcaactgctcgagctccgcatttcagagcaggagtggggactggagtcaatacggtgcatctgcgaggctgagagctacgtgcatagcacctttcaggaggtggtcaccccgcagcttaaaagcgcgcaggcagagaggaagtggatgACCACCAGATGAAGTAGGAACGattggcaggtagtgcaggagtcccccctgagtccatctcactttcaaaccgatattcgcctgagtatcggtgagggcgatgggcagagtgcagctagagccaattccaaggcaccacgtgtggctcagctgcacaggggggagggacaaagaataaaacgctctagtgataggggattctacagttaggggaacagacaggtgtttctgcgatcGCAGACGTGATtcccgaatggtttggtgcctccctggtgccagggtcaaggatgtcacagagcggacacagggcattctagggggtgggggggggtaaacagctagaggtcggggTCCATATCGGGACCGAAGACATAGGGaaaaagaaggatgaggtcctacaggcagaattcagggagctagaaagaaaattaaagggtaggacatccaggtagtaatctccgggttactacccgtgccacgtgctaatgagtacaagaatagaaggatagagaggatgaacacatggctggagagttggtgtaggagggagggctttaaattcttgaggcattgggaccgcttctgggggagatgggacctggacaaaccggacggattgcacctcaacaacgccgggaccaatatcctcgcgggaagtttcactggtgctgttggggagagtttaaaccagcttggcagggggctgggaacatgAGGACAAattaatagggaaggaagtaaagcagaaattggatagaaagaatctagaaagtgaatctgtacgacagaggaaacaaggcttagtaagtagtgaTCAAAGAGATGTgctcaatggtatatactttaatgcaagtgtagcgaataaggcggatgagctaagagcacaggtaggtaCTTGGGATtatgacattatagtcattacagaaacatggctgaaagagggcagatcaatattcctggttacaggatttttagactgattaaataaactattacagcggtgagggatgatgtgttggagggatcatcaaatgaggccatatgggtcgaattgaaaaatacaaaaggggtgatcacactgctgggcgtgtattatagacccccaaacagtgggagggagatagaggagcaaatatgaaggcaaattgctgtgaagtctaaaaaccatagggtagtaatagtaggggattttaactatccaaatattgattgggacaaatatagtgtgacggATATAGagcgtgcggaattcttgaaatgctttCAACAGAACTaaaagtcagtatgtagcaagcccaacacgagagggggcagttttggatttagctttggggaatgaagttgggcaggttgaaggggtattagtgggagagcacttgggtgctagtgaccataatt contains:
- the LOC139253254 gene encoding probable G-protein coupled receptor 139 — its product is MHEPVTGQVYAIYYPILAAVGIPVNMLAIVILSRGKCGLSKCITCYLVAMAAADLLVVITGVILNRIIDIYFPGNYLSLTLVCRTKTALVYATRDFSVWLTVAFTFDRFIAICWQKLKNYYCTKNTAAAIVGMVLTLSCLKNIPWYFVYEPLYIINDLPWYCRIRSVFYTSPLWLAFSYFGCIATPFLPFIVILLLNALTVRYILVASRVRRVLRGNPGSENNPDPEMENRRKSSILLFSISGNFILLWLTYTIHYLYYRITNTYSYTGYNDPVYILQETGFMLLLLSCCTNTFIYAVTQSKFREEVKNMVKYPANEIVRFLAQ